Proteins encoded within one genomic window of Mycolicibacterium aubagnense:
- a CDS encoding thioester domain-containing protein: protein MSSSLLAPTRTSVAVRRTVRRDAEITRMTRYRGGTYSPTVDTVVFTDGTTARTDLIRLNPNIDAYSLDFQGVAPTRPSQYRPANWSAVPNVAARAFEAEVDWIIRNSYPTLGTVELSRRVRAAGHLFGDAHLAEHEAIAATQAAIWHFTNGLRLDNRPLNVPVAVTPEPGAITFEFDGEPQLGSYTVELTSDTAVSLVLQKSVDGTSWREVAASGLNVAAGYGRHRRGLGVGATASDSRPGRQHRGYRFYRLQVLADSGAFVDIEDVTFTLHGSGHYRNAERVVALYNYLVAGAETARRLTVVPRLVTDRAVAGDVVGPFRFEATDAATLTAVGGTLVDTAGEPITTPVVPGSDIYLHPASGVRQVTVTASVPAAQNGFGGRVITGVAHDSRLTPVALAVPTPTVIDFELTF from the coding sequence ATGTCCTCATCTTTGCTCGCACCCACCCGCACCTCCGTCGCGGTCCGCCGTACCGTGCGCCGGGACGCCGAGATCACCCGGATGACCCGCTACCGCGGCGGCACCTATTCGCCGACGGTCGACACCGTCGTGTTCACCGACGGGACGACGGCGCGCACCGACCTGATCCGGCTCAACCCAAACATCGATGCGTACTCGCTCGACTTCCAGGGCGTGGCCCCGACCCGGCCCTCCCAGTACCGGCCGGCGAACTGGTCAGCGGTCCCCAACGTGGCGGCGCGTGCCTTCGAGGCCGAGGTGGACTGGATCATCCGCAACTCGTATCCCACCCTGGGGACGGTCGAGTTGAGTCGCCGGGTCCGGGCGGCCGGTCACCTGTTCGGTGACGCGCATCTGGCCGAGCATGAGGCCATCGCCGCGACGCAGGCCGCGATCTGGCATTTCACCAACGGCCTGCGCTTGGACAACCGCCCCCTCAACGTGCCGGTCGCGGTCACTCCGGAACCGGGCGCCATCACCTTCGAGTTCGATGGTGAACCTCAATTGGGCAGCTACACCGTCGAATTGACGAGCGACACGGCCGTCTCGCTGGTGCTCCAGAAGTCGGTCGACGGGACGTCGTGGCGCGAGGTCGCCGCGTCGGGACTCAACGTCGCTGCCGGCTACGGGCGCCACCGCCGGGGCCTCGGCGTCGGGGCCACCGCCTCGGACAGCCGCCCGGGCCGCCAGCACCGCGGGTACCGCTTCTACCGGCTCCAGGTCCTCGCCGACAGCGGGGCATTCGTCGACATCGAAGACGTGACCTTCACGCTCCACGGATCCGGCCATTACCGGAACGCCGAACGTGTTGTCGCGCTGTACAACTACCTCGTCGCCGGTGCCGAGACGGCGCGCCGGCTGACGGTGGTGCCGCGGCTGGTCACCGACCGCGCGGTGGCAGGCGACGTCGTCGGCCCGTTCCGGTTCGAGGCCACCGATGCCGCGACGCTCACGGCGGTGGGTGGCACGCTCGTCGACACGGCAGGGGAGCCGATCACCACACCGGTGGTCCCCGGTAGCGACATCTACCTGCATCCGGCATCGGGGGTTCGACAGGTGACCGTCACCGCGAGTGTGCCTGCGGCACAGAACGGTTTCGGCGGCCGAGTCATCACCGGCGTGGCGCATGACAGCCGCCTGACGCCGGTTGCCCTCGCCGTGCCGACCCCGACCGTCATCGATTTCGAGCTCACCTTCTAG
- a CDS encoding family 2A encapsulin nanocompartment shell protein, whose protein sequence is MTSAQNESQALGDLAARQLANATKTVPQLSTITPRFLLHLLSWVPVEAGIYRVNRVVNPEQVAIHAEQGSGNEDPLPETYVDYETSPREYTLRSISTLLDVHTRVSDLYSSPHDQVAQQLRLTIETIKERQESELINNPEYGLLSQVTPEQTIQTLRGTPTPDDLDSLITKVWKTPAFFLTNPLGVAAFGREATRRGVPPPVVSLFGAQFITWRGIPIIPSDKVPVVDGKTKFILVRTGEERQGVVGLFQPGLVGEQAPGLSVRFTGINRSAIASYLVTLYSSLAVLTDDALAVLEDVGVDHFHEYK, encoded by the coding sequence ATGACGTCTGCGCAGAACGAATCGCAGGCCCTCGGCGATCTCGCCGCAAGGCAGCTCGCCAATGCCACCAAGACAGTTCCGCAACTGTCGACCATCACGCCGCGATTCCTGCTGCACCTGCTGAGCTGGGTCCCCGTCGAGGCCGGTATCTACCGCGTCAACCGCGTGGTGAACCCCGAGCAGGTCGCCATCCACGCCGAGCAGGGTTCCGGCAACGAGGATCCGCTGCCGGAGACCTACGTCGACTACGAGACGAGCCCGCGCGAGTACACGCTGCGGTCCATCTCGACGCTGCTCGACGTGCACACCCGGGTGTCCGACCTGTACTCCAGCCCGCACGACCAGGTCGCCCAGCAGCTGCGCCTGACCATCGAGACCATCAAGGAACGCCAGGAGTCCGAGCTGATCAACAACCCGGAGTACGGGTTGCTGTCGCAGGTCACTCCCGAGCAGACCATCCAGACGCTGCGCGGCACGCCGACCCCCGATGATCTCGACTCGCTGATCACCAAGGTGTGGAAGACCCCCGCGTTCTTCCTGACCAACCCGCTCGGGGTGGCGGCATTCGGCCGGGAAGCCACCCGTCGTGGCGTGCCGCCACCAGTGGTCAGCCTGTTCGGCGCCCAGTTCATCACCTGGCGCGGAATCCCGATCATCCCGTCGGACAAGGTGCCGGTCGTGGACGGGAAGACGAAGTTCATCCTGGTCCGCACCGGCGAGGAGCGCCAGGGCGTGGTCGGCCTGTTCCAGCCCGGCCTGGTCGGCGAGCAGGCCCCGGGCCTGTCGGTCCGCTTCACCGGCATCAACCGGTCGGCCATCGCGTCCTACCTGGTCACGCTGTACTCGTCGCTGGCGGTGCTCACCGACGATGCGCTGGCAGTCCTCGAGGACGTCGGAGTGGACCACTTCCATGAGTACAAGTGA
- the lepA gene encoding translation elongation factor 4 — translation MPISSFADKTFTAPAQIRNFCIIAHIDHGKSTLADRMLGITGVVADRDMRAQYLDRMDIERERGITIKAQNVRLPWEVNGEQFVLHLIDTPGHVDFTYEVSRALEACEGAVLLVDAAQGIEAQTLANLYLALDRDLTIIPVLNKIDLPAADPDRYAGEIAHIIGCEPSDVLRVSGKTGEGVRELLDEVVRLIPAPVGDADAPARAMIFDSVYDIYRGVVTYVRVVDGKLNPREKIKMMSTGATHELLEVGIVSPEPKASDGLGVGEVGYLITGVKDVRQSKVGDTVTSARNGATEALTGYREPRPMVYSGLYPVDGSDYPVLREALDKLQLNDAALTYEPETSVALGFGFRCGFLGLLHMEITRERLEREFNLDLISTSPNVVYRVIKDDNTEMVVTNPSDWPEGKVRSVFEPVVKTTVIAPSEFIGTIMELCQQRRGELGGMDYLSPERVELRYTMPLGEIIFDFFDSLKSRTRGYASLDYEEAGEQEADLVKVDILLQGEAVDAFSAIVHKDSASAYGNKMTSKLKELIPRQQFEVPVQAAIGSRIIARENIRAIRKDVLSKCYGGDITRKRKLLEKQKEGKKRMKTIGRVEVPQEAFVAALSTDAASDKPKK, via the coding sequence ATTCCCATCAGCAGTTTCGCCGACAAGACGTTCACTGCGCCGGCGCAGATTCGGAACTTCTGCATCATCGCCCATATTGACCACGGCAAGTCCACCCTGGCCGACCGCATGCTGGGAATCACCGGTGTGGTTGCCGACCGGGACATGCGAGCCCAGTACCTCGACCGCATGGACATCGAGCGGGAACGCGGTATCACCATCAAGGCGCAGAACGTGCGGCTGCCGTGGGAGGTCAACGGCGAGCAGTTCGTGCTGCATCTCATCGACACCCCGGGCCACGTCGACTTCACCTACGAGGTGTCGCGCGCACTGGAGGCCTGTGAGGGCGCGGTGCTGCTGGTCGACGCCGCTCAGGGCATCGAGGCGCAGACGCTGGCCAACCTGTACCTGGCGCTGGACCGCGATCTGACGATCATCCCGGTGCTCAACAAGATCGACCTGCCCGCCGCCGACCCCGATCGGTATGCCGGTGAGATCGCCCACATCATCGGCTGCGAACCCAGCGATGTGCTGCGCGTCTCCGGCAAGACCGGCGAGGGCGTGCGCGAACTCCTCGACGAGGTGGTGCGACTGATCCCCGCCCCCGTCGGCGACGCCGACGCACCCGCGCGGGCGATGATCTTCGACTCCGTCTACGACATCTACCGCGGTGTGGTCACCTACGTCCGCGTGGTGGACGGCAAGCTGAACCCGCGCGAGAAGATCAAGATGATGTCCACCGGGGCGACACACGAGCTGCTCGAGGTCGGCATCGTCTCGCCGGAGCCCAAGGCTTCCGACGGGCTGGGCGTGGGCGAGGTCGGCTACCTGATCACCGGCGTGAAGGACGTCCGCCAGTCGAAGGTGGGTGACACGGTGACCTCGGCCCGTAACGGGGCGACTGAGGCGCTGACGGGCTACCGCGAACCCCGGCCGATGGTGTACTCGGGGCTTTACCCGGTGGACGGCTCGGACTATCCGGTACTGCGAGAGGCGCTGGACAAGCTGCAGCTCAACGATGCCGCGCTGACCTACGAGCCGGAAACCTCCGTGGCCCTTGGCTTCGGCTTCCGCTGCGGCTTCCTGGGCCTGCTTCACATGGAGATCACGCGCGAGCGCCTGGAGCGCGAGTTCAACCTGGACCTGATCTCCACCTCGCCCAACGTGGTCTACCGGGTGATCAAGGACGACAACACCGAGATGGTCGTCACGAACCCGTCGGACTGGCCAGAAGGCAAGGTGCGCAGCGTCTTTGAGCCCGTCGTGAAGACGACGGTGATCGCGCCCAGCGAGTTCATCGGCACCATCATGGAGCTGTGCCAGCAGCGTCGCGGCGAGCTGGGCGGGATGGACTACCTGTCCCCGGAACGCGTCGAGCTGCGCTACACCATGCCGCTCGGCGAGATCATCTTCGACTTCTTCGACTCGCTGAAGTCCCGCACCCGTGGCTACGCCAGCCTCGACTACGAAGAGGCCGGCGAGCAGGAAGCCGACCTGGTGAAGGTCGATATCCTGCTGCAGGGCGAGGCCGTCGACGCGTTCAGCGCCATCGTGCACAAGGATTCGGCGTCGGCCTATGGCAACAAGATGACGAGCAAGCTCAAGGAACTGATTCCCCGCCAGCAGTTCGAGGTCCCGGTGCAGGCGGCCATCGGCTCGAGAATCATTGCCCGCGAGAACATCCGGGCCATCCGCAAGGACGTGCTCTCCAAGTGCTACGGCGGTGACATCACCCGTAAGCGCAAGCTGCTCGAGAAGCAGAAGGAGGGCAAGAAGCGGATGAAAACCATTGGGCGCGTAGAAGTTCCGCAGGAGGCCTTCGTCGCCGCGCTGTCGACCGACGCGGCGAGCGACAAGCCCAAGAAGTAG
- the mddA gene encoding methanethiol S-methyltransferase, with product MKRYLTLGYGALCYAVFLVSFLYAIGFVGNVVVPRTVDHGITASIGEAVVVNLILLGLFAVQHSVMARPAFKRMWTRIVPQSIERSTYVLMSSLLLGLLYWQWRTMPQVIWHVSAPAGRYVLLTLFWAGWAIVLTSTFMINHFDLFGLRQVYLAWRGEPYRDLAFRTTLFYRVVRHPIMVGFIVAFWATPTMTAGHLMFSLATTGYILIAVQLEEHDLVASLGDSYRHYRDDVPMMIPGLHPHHHSAGPHHAA from the coding sequence ATGAAGCGCTATCTGACACTTGGCTACGGCGCGCTGTGTTACGCGGTGTTCCTGGTCTCGTTCCTCTATGCCATCGGCTTCGTGGGCAACGTGGTGGTGCCCCGCACGGTCGATCATGGGATCACCGCATCGATCGGCGAGGCGGTGGTGGTCAACCTGATCCTGCTCGGCCTGTTCGCGGTGCAACACAGCGTGATGGCGCGGCCGGCGTTCAAACGGATGTGGACGCGCATCGTGCCGCAGTCCATCGAACGCAGCACCTACGTCCTGATGTCGAGCCTGCTGCTGGGCCTGCTCTACTGGCAGTGGCGGACCATGCCCCAGGTCATCTGGCACGTCAGCGCACCGGCCGGGCGCTACGTGCTGCTGACCCTGTTCTGGGCGGGCTGGGCGATCGTGCTGACGTCGACGTTCATGATCAACCACTTCGATCTCTTCGGGCTGCGGCAGGTGTATCTGGCCTGGCGTGGAGAGCCCTACCGCGACTTGGCTTTCCGGACCACGCTGTTCTACCGGGTGGTTCGGCACCCGATCATGGTCGGCTTCATCGTGGCGTTCTGGGCCACCCCGACGATGACGGCGGGGCACTTGATGTTCTCGCTGGCGACCACCGGATACATCCTGATCGCGGTACAGCTCGAGGAGCACGATCTGGTGGCGAGCCTCGGCGATTCCTACCGGCACTACCGCGACGACGTGCCGATGATGATCCCCGGCTTGCACCCGCACCACCACTCAGCGGGCCCGCACCACGCTGCGTAG
- a CDS encoding family 2A encapsulin nanocompartment cargo protein cysteine desulfurase, which translates to MSTSDQPLSDAELSTLASQLFATSFRPGPDSPPVTTQVAPRGVAPDATTGTSAGATAAGLAHPGTPAEFVSVPELFAPAPTSPGPEGNPPGTAPVAPRGNAVSPVAPFGGLEAFAVPDLSPSLRSPLTRLVPTVPGVLASAPPSAPPALSPSPSLRSPQRGSAPTWSGAVPSVPQLNWTDSPEPSEDAGNYYFLQSPAVAAEPVEPVPSIRDDHEVFDVHAIRADFPILKETVNGKPLIWFDNAATTQKPQSVIDRLAYFYAHENSNIHRAAHELAARATDAYEDAREAVRRFIGASKTEEIIFVRGTTEAINLVAYSWGGKHLGPGDEIVITHLEHHANIVPWQLIAQQTGAVIKVAPVDDAGNLLLGEFEDLLGPRTKLVAATQVSNALGTVTPVKTIVELGHRYGARVLIDGAQSVPHIPIDVAELGADFFVFSGHKIFGPTGIGVLYGREDVLAETPPWQGGGNMIADVTLERSVFQGPPNKFEAGTGNIADAVGLGEAIRYVERIGIERIAAYEHALLEYATPRLAAIPGVRLVGTADEKASVLSFVLAGHEPLEVGKALNAEGIAVRAGHHCAQPILRRLGLEATVRPSFAFYNTFEEIDVFIDAVRRIAEGSP; encoded by the coding sequence ATGAGTACAAGTGACCAGCCACTGAGCGACGCGGAACTGTCGACACTGGCCAGCCAGTTGTTCGCCACCAGCTTCCGGCCCGGTCCGGACAGCCCGCCGGTGACCACCCAGGTGGCACCGCGTGGGGTGGCCCCGGATGCGACCACCGGGACGTCGGCGGGCGCCACTGCCGCCGGTCTGGCACACCCGGGCACGCCGGCCGAGTTCGTTTCGGTGCCGGAGCTGTTCGCGCCGGCCCCGACTTCGCCTGGGCCGGAAGGGAATCCGCCAGGCACGGCGCCGGTCGCACCGCGCGGTAATGCGGTGAGCCCGGTCGCGCCGTTCGGTGGGCTGGAGGCGTTCGCCGTGCCAGACCTCTCCCCGTCGCTTCGCTCGCCCCTGACGCGTCTGGTCCCGACGGTGCCGGGCGTGCTGGCGTCGGCTCCACCGTCGGCTCCCCCCGCACTGAGCCCTTCCCCGTCGCTTCGCTCGCCCCAGCGCGGCTCCGCACCGACCTGGTCGGGTGCCGTCCCTTCGGTGCCGCAGCTCAACTGGACCGATTCCCCGGAACCGTCCGAGGATGCCGGGAATTACTACTTCCTGCAGTCCCCGGCCGTGGCTGCTGAGCCCGTCGAACCGGTGCCGTCCATTCGGGATGATCACGAGGTCTTCGACGTCCACGCGATCCGCGCCGATTTCCCGATCCTGAAGGAGACGGTCAACGGCAAGCCGCTGATCTGGTTCGACAACGCGGCGACCACGCAGAAGCCGCAGTCGGTCATCGACCGGTTGGCGTACTTCTACGCCCACGAGAACTCCAACATCCACCGCGCGGCGCATGAGTTGGCGGCGCGGGCCACGGATGCCTACGAGGACGCCCGCGAGGCGGTTCGCCGGTTCATCGGGGCGTCGAAGACCGAAGAGATCATCTTCGTTCGCGGCACCACCGAGGCCATCAACCTGGTGGCGTACTCGTGGGGTGGCAAGCACCTGGGCCCGGGTGACGAGATCGTCATCACCCACCTGGAGCACCACGCCAATATCGTTCCGTGGCAGCTGATTGCACAGCAGACGGGCGCGGTGATCAAAGTCGCGCCGGTCGACGACGCGGGCAACCTGCTGCTCGGCGAGTTCGAGGACCTACTGGGTCCGCGGACGAAACTGGTTGCGGCCACGCAGGTTTCGAATGCGTTGGGCACGGTGACGCCGGTCAAGACCATCGTCGAACTGGGCCACCGCTACGGGGCCCGCGTGCTGATCGACGGTGCGCAGTCCGTCCCGCACATCCCGATCGATGTCGCCGAACTCGGTGCGGATTTCTTCGTGTTCTCCGGGCACAAGATATTCGGGCCGACGGGCATCGGGGTGCTGTACGGACGCGAGGACGTGCTGGCCGAAACACCGCCCTGGCAGGGCGGCGGCAACATGATCGCCGACGTGACGCTGGAGCGTTCGGTGTTCCAGGGACCGCCGAACAAGTTCGAGGCCGGCACCGGCAACATCGCCGACGCGGTCGGGCTCGGCGAGGCGATCCGGTATGTGGAACGCATTGGCATCGAACGAATTGCGGCGTACGAGCACGCCCTGCTGGAGTACGCCACCCCGCGGTTGGCGGCCATTCCGGGGGTGCGGCTCGTGGGCACGGCCGACGAGAAGGCCAGCGTGCTGTCCTTCGTGTTGGCCGGGCACGAACCACTCGAGGTCGGCAAGGCGCTGAACGCCGAGGGCATCGCGGTGCGGGCCGGGCATCACTGTGCCCAGCCCATCCTGCGGCGTCTGGGACTCGAAGCGACGGTGCGTCCGTCGTTCGCGTTCTACAACACGTTCGAGGAGATCGACGTGTTCATCGACGCGGTCCGCCGGATCGCCGAGGGCAGCCCGTAA